From the genome of Rhizobium binae, one region includes:
- a CDS encoding flagellar biosynthetic protein FliO, which produces MFDDLVAAYGSRFLLAAGGVGLALLLLILALWLIRSRAPSPFIRGGRNRQPRLQVLDAAAVDTRRRLVLVRRDDVEHLIMIGGPTDIVIESRILAEAPEQSESVRRPEPAAERPAKVPRPETPPVSVSRPPVAALSEPAAEPAFAAPAALVPRPRPEPPVQPAAPPPVATSPLPAEPAAAPLSAERDHSPRPAPLQPRLPEQPVAPRVAQPAPYHDTASAAEILDAARQRVLPQQRIDPEVSAPDRPAPRTAPATSEDEAAAQSAAASRHDFQRVLEQEMANNLTAERIVPAPANQTPRPAAPQPANLPRRDPELAPITGADTELQKEVARIFGEMSVNRDK; this is translated from the coding sequence TTACGGCAGCCGTTTCCTGCTTGCGGCCGGTGGCGTCGGCTTGGCGCTTCTCCTGCTCATTCTGGCGCTCTGGCTGATCCGAAGCCGCGCCCCCTCGCCCTTCATACGTGGCGGCCGCAACCGTCAGCCCCGCCTGCAGGTGCTGGATGCAGCGGCCGTCGATACCCGCCGCCGGCTGGTGCTGGTGCGCCGTGACGACGTCGAACATCTGATCATGATCGGCGGTCCGACCGACATCGTCATCGAAAGCCGGATCCTGGCCGAAGCGCCCGAACAGTCCGAAAGCGTCAGACGGCCCGAGCCGGCCGCTGAGCGGCCAGCAAAAGTCCCGCGCCCCGAAACACCGCCCGTTTCCGTAAGCCGTCCGCCGGTTGCCGCCCTCAGCGAGCCGGCCGCCGAACCCGCCTTCGCGGCCCCAGCCGCGCTGGTACCGCGTCCTCGCCCCGAACCGCCGGTCCAGCCAGCCGCGCCGCCGCCGGTGGCCACCAGCCCGCTTCCGGCGGAGCCCGCGGCGGCTCCGCTGTCGGCCGAACGCGATCATTCTCCGCGTCCCGCTCCGCTCCAGCCGCGCCTGCCGGAACAACCGGTTGCCCCCCGGGTCGCACAGCCCGCACCGTATCACGATACGGCGAGTGCTGCCGAAATCCTTGACGCCGCCCGCCAGCGGGTCCTGCCGCAGCAGCGCATCGATCCCGAGGTCTCCGCCCCCGACAGGCCGGCGCCGCGCACCGCGCCCGCGACGTCCGAGGACGAAGCGGCTGCGCAATCGGCAGCGGCGAGTCGCCATGATTTCCAGCGGGTGCTGGAACAGGAGATGGCAAACAATCTGACGGCCGAGCGCATCGTGCCGGCTCCGGCAAACCAGACCCCGCGCCCGGCCGCGCCGCAGCCCGCCAACCTGCCGCGCCGCGATCCCGAACTTGCCCCGATCACCGGCGCAGACACGGAACTGCAGAAGGAAGTTGCCCGCATTTTCGGTGAAATGAGCGTCAATCGCGACAAGTGA